The following coding sequences lie in one Rhizobium sp. ZPR4 genomic window:
- a CDS encoding LysR family transcriptional regulator, which translates to MDLSSIEIFLAVASDRSVTKAAKVVGRVPSNVTTRIQQLEDYLGVLLFSRDGKKMTLTKEGETFQVYANRLAALALEARQAVRPQRPTGTLRLGTMESTAASRLPAALSQFNHMWPDVSLQLTLGASRDLAQDVLRDVLDCALIARPPKAMLDEDPSFAAELKQLEAEPVFVEDLLLLLPSGHPSIRSAADLRVGSIAALEPGCTYRRIAEGWARKSSSLPTTELGSYHAILASVATGNAAGVMPKSVLDLMHWPATSATHQLAAVDTILISRKNDRPSSFDAFHEVLGATKGRSLPLVPN; encoded by the coding sequence TTGGACCTCTCATCAATCGAGATCTTCCTTGCTGTGGCCAGTGACCGCAGCGTGACCAAGGCCGCCAAAGTCGTGGGACGCGTGCCGTCGAATGTGACGACGCGCATCCAGCAGTTGGAGGACTATCTGGGTGTCCTGCTCTTCAGCCGCGACGGCAAGAAGATGACGCTGACGAAAGAAGGCGAGACATTTCAGGTCTATGCCAATCGACTTGCCGCGCTTGCGCTCGAGGCGCGTCAGGCGGTCAGGCCGCAGCGCCCAACGGGTACGTTGCGTCTAGGAACGATGGAAAGCACGGCGGCAAGCCGGCTGCCCGCAGCGCTCAGCCAGTTCAATCATATGTGGCCGGATGTATCGCTTCAACTGACACTTGGCGCTTCCCGCGATCTTGCTCAAGATGTTCTGCGCGATGTTTTGGACTGCGCGTTGATCGCCCGGCCGCCAAAAGCGATGCTGGATGAAGATCCAAGTTTTGCGGCCGAGCTCAAGCAGCTCGAGGCCGAGCCGGTATTTGTCGAGGATTTGCTCCTCCTTCTGCCATCCGGGCATCCATCGATCCGCTCGGCTGCCGATTTGCGTGTCGGATCGATTGCTGCCCTTGAGCCCGGATGCACTTATCGCAGGATTGCAGAAGGCTGGGCGCGCAAATCGAGCTCTTTGCCGACGACCGAACTTGGCTCCTATCATGCCATCCTGGCCAGTGTGGCGACCGGTAACGCAGCCGGCGTCATGCCAAAGTCGGTTCTCGATCTCATGCACTGGCCGGCGACATCGGCGACACACCAGCTTGCTGCCGTCGACACGATCCTTATCTCCCGCAAGAATGATCGCCCGAGTTCGTTCGATGCGTTTCATGAAGTCCTCGGCGCCACCAAGGGCAGGAGCCTGCCGCTCGTGCCGAACTAG
- a CDS encoding 5-formyltetrahydrofolate cyclo-ligase encodes MAKSDRHQTDETIREYASPACMLHEVDPAYSGISPDEDRISTIFAWRKAERQRLIGARKALPFEKREDYTGSIAAHLDQVVTDIDGRHVSLFWPFSGEPDLRGWMAALTARGANCLLPVVVAKARPLIFRSWKKGERLERGVWNIPVPAEGKEAIPDIVIAPLVGFDSACYRLGYGGGFFDRTLAALEHKPLVIGVGFESQRIDTIRPLAHDIPMDVIVTQAGLRYR; translated from the coding sequence ATGGCAAAATCAGATCGACATCAAACGGACGAAACAATCCGCGAATATGCGTCGCCTGCCTGCATGCTGCACGAGGTCGACCCAGCCTATAGCGGCATTTCACCCGATGAGGACCGGATCTCGACTATTTTCGCGTGGCGAAAGGCCGAACGGCAAAGGCTAATCGGAGCGCGAAAGGCGCTGCCGTTCGAAAAACGCGAGGACTATACGGGTTCGATTGCTGCTCATCTCGACCAGGTTGTCACCGATATCGACGGCAGACACGTCAGCCTGTTCTGGCCCTTCTCGGGAGAGCCCGACCTGAGGGGATGGATGGCCGCCTTGACGGCCCGTGGCGCGAACTGCCTGTTGCCCGTCGTCGTTGCCAAGGCAAGGCCTTTAATATTCCGATCATGGAAAAAAGGGGAGCGGCTTGAACGCGGGGTATGGAACATTCCAGTGCCGGCAGAGGGCAAGGAAGCAATCCCAGATATCGTCATAGCGCCCCTGGTTGGCTTCGATTCAGCTTGCTACCGTCTTGGTTATGGAGGCGGATTTTTCGACAGAACCCTTGCTGCCCTCGAGCACAAGCCTTTGGTCATCGGCGTCGGCTTCGAATCGCAGAGGATCGACACCATCCGCCCGCTTGCTCATGACATTCCGATGGACGTGATCGTCACGCAAGCAGGACTACGCTATCGATGA
- a CDS encoding GntR family transcriptional regulator, translated as MKGGKSSLYDDLKRQILTMELDPDQDLDEVSLSEQYGLSRTPVREIFRRLEGEGYIDIRANRGARVSPMNHQTLRHFFLVAPMIYAAIGRLAVQNFKPKQLVDLKETQDRFRSASTSGDALAMVLENNRFHEIIGEMSFNAYLQPSLGRLLIDHARIGHTFFRPKNDDMRERLQLAVEHHDGFIEAIAKHDEDTVVDLVFEHWELSRENMEMFIAPQGMKADALVEVPVTSMEKSS; from the coding sequence ATGAAGGGCGGGAAGAGCAGTCTTTACGACGATCTGAAACGTCAAATTCTGACGATGGAGCTCGATCCTGACCAGGATTTGGACGAAGTCAGTCTCAGCGAGCAATACGGCCTCTCGCGCACACCCGTCCGGGAAATCTTTCGGCGCCTCGAGGGCGAAGGCTATATCGACATCCGGGCCAATCGCGGCGCACGCGTCAGCCCAATGAACCATCAGACCCTCAGGCACTTTTTTCTGGTGGCGCCGATGATCTATGCCGCAATCGGCAGGCTCGCGGTGCAGAACTTCAAGCCCAAGCAACTCGTGGATCTGAAAGAGACGCAGGATCGGTTCCGATCGGCAAGCACCTCGGGCGATGCTCTCGCCATGGTACTCGAGAACAATCGCTTCCACGAAATCATCGGCGAAATGTCGTTCAACGCCTATCTGCAGCCGAGCCTGGGTCGCTTGCTGATCGACCATGCACGGATCGGCCACACCTTCTTCCGCCCGAAGAACGACGATATGCGCGAGCGGCTTCAACTCGCCGTGGAGCATCATGACGGCTTCATCGAGGCAATCGCGAAGCATGACGAAGACACCGTCGTGGACCTGGTCTTCGAGCATTGGGAGCTGTCGCGCGAGAACATGGAAATGTTCATCGCGCCGCAAGGAATGAAGGCGGACGCGCTCGTCGAAGTGCCCGTCACATCGATGGAGAAATCGTCTTGA
- a CDS encoding dihydrodipicolinate synthase family protein: MNFEGIYTPAITPHGPDGQIDKAAFAAVLESLVEAKVHGIIIGGSTGEYYAQSMQERLDLAAYAKQVIANRLPLIVGTGATRTEDSVAYATAAKEIGADAILVTSPPYALPTEKENAIHALTVDRAADLPIMLYNYPARMGVMMGDEYFSRVGKSKNVRAIKESSGEMANVHLLARKFPHIALSCGWDDQALEFFAWGAKSWVCAGSNFLPREHVALYEACVLEKNFDKGRAIMTAMLPLMDFLETGKFVQSIKHGCEIIGLKAGPVRAPLRGMTSEEKRTLQTVVATLKRTVAQITSGANHA, encoded by the coding sequence TTGAATTTCGAAGGCATCTACACCCCGGCGATCACGCCCCATGGACCGGACGGTCAGATAGACAAGGCTGCCTTCGCAGCCGTGCTGGAATCCCTCGTCGAGGCCAAGGTCCACGGCATCATCATCGGCGGCTCTACGGGCGAATATTATGCCCAATCCATGCAGGAACGGCTCGATCTTGCTGCCTATGCCAAGCAGGTCATCGCAAACCGCCTGCCGCTGATCGTTGGTACCGGGGCGACCCGTACGGAGGACTCGGTCGCTTATGCAACGGCAGCAAAGGAGATCGGCGCGGATGCAATCCTCGTGACGTCGCCGCCCTATGCCCTGCCGACGGAGAAGGAAAATGCCATTCACGCATTGACGGTCGACCGCGCCGCGGATCTGCCGATCATGCTCTACAACTACCCTGCCCGCATGGGCGTGATGATGGGCGACGAATATTTCTCGCGTGTCGGCAAGTCCAAGAATGTGCGGGCGATCAAGGAAAGTTCCGGGGAGATGGCAAACGTCCATCTGCTGGCGCGGAAATTTCCTCACATCGCACTGTCTTGCGGCTGGGATGACCAGGCCCTCGAATTCTTCGCCTGGGGTGCGAAGAGCTGGGTGTGCGCCGGTTCGAACTTTCTGCCGCGCGAACATGTCGCGCTCTACGAAGCCTGCGTGCTCGAGAAGAATTTCGACAAGGGCCGCGCCATCATGACGGCGATGCTGCCGCTGATGGATTTTCTCGAAACCGGCAAGTTCGTGCAATCGATCAAACATGGCTGCGAGATCATCGGCCTCAAGGCCGGACCTGTCCGCGCACCGCTGCGCGGAATGACCTCCGAAGAAAAAAGAACCCTCCAGACTGTCGTCGCCACCTTGAAGCGCACGGTCGCCCAGATCACGTCGGGAGCCAATCATGCATGA
- a CDS encoding aldehyde dehydrogenase: MHEPLTAAEYKAIAAGLDLPTNAFIDGSFRPANSGKTFTTTNPATGELLANVAACDASDVDYAVLKAREAFEDGRWRQLSPGERKATLIKFARLLEENRHELAVMESLDSGKPVRECQTVDVPDTIHTIRWHAEAIDKLYDNTNPVGPNALAMVVREPIGVVGCVLPWNFPLLMLAWKIGPALAAGCSVVVKPAQETTLTTLRVAELAYEAGIPAGVFNVVTGSGRDVGEPLGLHMDVDMVAFTGSTPTGRRFLHYSADSNLKKVVLECGGKNPAVVLEDADDLDLVAEQVVNGAFWNMGENCSASSRLIVHAKIKDELLKRIGAYMREWKTGDPLDPENRVGALVSKNHYEKVTSFLDDVKSEKLTIAHGGETHGGIFVEPTVVDGVTAASRLFKEEIFGPILSVTTFNTLAEAVALANDTNYGLTASVYTGSLKNAIRLSRDIRAGLVTVNCFGEGDATTPFGGYKESGFGGRDKSIFAHDNYCELKTIWIDISDRSVDETIR; this comes from the coding sequence ATGCATGAACCTTTGACCGCAGCCGAATACAAGGCGATTGCCGCTGGCCTTGATCTGCCGACGAACGCCTTCATCGACGGTTCCTTCCGTCCGGCCAATTCCGGCAAGACGTTCACGACGACCAATCCGGCGACCGGCGAACTCCTGGCTAACGTTGCCGCCTGTGATGCCAGCGACGTCGACTACGCCGTACTCAAGGCAAGAGAGGCCTTTGAGGATGGCCGCTGGCGTCAGCTATCGCCGGGCGAGCGCAAGGCAACGCTCATCAAGTTCGCCAGGCTGCTCGAAGAGAACCGTCACGAGTTGGCGGTTATGGAGAGCCTCGATAGCGGCAAGCCGGTTCGCGAGTGCCAGACCGTCGACGTGCCCGACACCATCCACACCATCCGCTGGCACGCCGAGGCGATCGACAAGCTCTATGACAATACCAATCCTGTTGGCCCGAATGCGCTGGCAATGGTGGTGCGCGAGCCGATCGGCGTCGTCGGCTGCGTCCTGCCCTGGAATTTCCCGCTGCTGATGCTTGCCTGGAAGATCGGCCCGGCGCTGGCTGCTGGTTGCTCCGTCGTCGTCAAGCCCGCGCAGGAGACGACCCTGACGACGCTGCGGGTTGCCGAACTTGCTTATGAAGCCGGTATCCCAGCCGGTGTCTTCAATGTCGTCACCGGCAGCGGCAGGGATGTCGGCGAACCGCTCGGCCTGCACATGGATGTCGACATGGTGGCCTTTACCGGCTCGACGCCGACCGGCCGCCGTTTCCTTCATTATTCCGCCGATTCCAACCTGAAGAAGGTCGTGCTCGAATGCGGCGGCAAGAACCCGGCCGTTGTGCTGGAAGATGCCGACGATCTCGATCTCGTCGCCGAGCAGGTCGTCAACGGTGCCTTCTGGAACATGGGCGAAAACTGCAGCGCGAGTTCACGCCTCATCGTCCATGCCAAGATCAAGGACGAGCTGCTAAAGCGCATCGGCGCCTATATGCGCGAGTGGAAAACGGGCGACCCCCTTGATCCGGAAAACCGCGTCGGCGCACTGGTCAGCAAGAACCATTACGAGAAGGTCACATCCTTCCTTGACGACGTCAAAAGCGAGAAGTTGACGATCGCCCATGGTGGCGAAACGCATGGCGGCATTTTCGTCGAGCCGACGGTGGTTGACGGCGTCACCGCTGCAAGCCGGCTTTTCAAGGAGGAAATCTTCGGGCCGATCCTGTCGGTGACGACGTTCAACACCCTGGCCGAGGCCGTCGCTCTTGCCAACGACACCAATTATGGCCTGACGGCGTCGGTCTATACCGGCAGCCTGAAGAATGCGATCCGGCTGTCACGTGACATCCGGGCCGGCCTCGTCACCGTCAACTGCTTCGGCGAGGGCGACGCGACGACACCGTTCGGCGGCTATAAGGAGTCCGGTTTTGGCGGGCGCGACAAGTCGATCTTCGCCCATGACAATTATTGCGAACTGAAGACCATCTGGATCGATATCTCCGATCGCTCGGTGGACGAGACGATCCGATGA
- a CDS encoding FAD-binding oxidoreductase has product MITTSVKRLPAENGISGWEAISRRSFPVRSLEGNVTADWLIIGAGFAGLSTARRLLQLRPNDKIVVLDASEVGKGTSGRNSGFMIDVPHNLSSSEYSSGGLDATRLEMAQNRAAIAFAREAADEYGMSPETVDPTGKINAAATARGMKLNISFGRSLKGAGEKHSFLDASEMRKLTGSDYYLGGLYTPGAVLIQPADYVREFAAGLSRKIDIFERSPVTALTRDKGTWTAISPRGKVTAPKVILGVNGHIDDFGHFRGRLMHIFAYASMTAPFSADDLGRKISGRDRWALLPADAMGATVRKITSGGQSRIVIRTKYTYETTITVSDRRMAKMAEEHRNSLDARFPGLKDIPFEHSWAGRLCLSRNHVPAFGALDEGLYSACCENGLGTVKSTLAGMMAAELATGTASEQLEQYMDHAAPSRLPPEPFAWLGINSVIRLQELRAGREG; this is encoded by the coding sequence ATGATCACGACGTCCGTCAAGCGTTTGCCGGCAGAAAACGGCATCTCGGGCTGGGAGGCGATCAGTCGACGTTCGTTCCCGGTCCGGAGCCTGGAAGGCAACGTGACTGCGGACTGGCTGATCATCGGCGCGGGTTTTGCCGGGCTTTCCACCGCGCGCCGGCTGCTGCAGCTTCGGCCCAACGACAAAATCGTCGTGCTTGATGCGAGCGAGGTCGGCAAGGGCACCTCGGGCCGCAATTCCGGCTTTATGATCGACGTCCCGCACAACCTTTCATCGAGCGAATATTCGAGCGGCGGTCTGGACGCCACTCGCCTGGAGATGGCTCAGAACAGGGCTGCGATCGCTTTCGCGAGAGAAGCCGCGGACGAATACGGCATGTCCCCGGAAACTGTCGACCCGACAGGCAAGATCAATGCGGCGGCAACCGCGCGCGGAATGAAACTGAATATCAGCTTCGGCCGATCCTTGAAGGGTGCGGGCGAGAAGCACAGCTTTCTCGATGCATCCGAAATGCGCAAGCTTACCGGTTCCGATTACTACCTGGGCGGCCTTTACACGCCGGGCGCGGTCCTGATCCAGCCCGCCGATTACGTTCGCGAATTTGCGGCAGGGTTGTCGCGCAAAATCGACATCTTCGAAAGATCGCCGGTTACCGCCCTGACGCGGGACAAAGGGACATGGACGGCTATCTCCCCTCGCGGCAAGGTCACCGCACCGAAGGTTATCCTCGGTGTCAACGGTCACATCGACGACTTCGGTCACTTCCGCGGCCGCCTGATGCACATCTTTGCCTACGCCTCGATGACCGCTCCATTCTCAGCCGACGACCTCGGACGAAAGATTTCGGGACGAGATAGATGGGCGCTGCTTCCGGCCGATGCCATGGGCGCGACGGTGCGAAAGATCACCTCGGGCGGACAATCGCGCATCGTCATTCGGACGAAATACACCTACGAGACGACGATCACCGTTTCTGATCGGCGAATGGCCAAAATGGCCGAAGAGCATCGAAATTCGCTCGATGCGCGGTTTCCGGGACTAAAGGACATTCCCTTCGAACACAGCTGGGCCGGGCGTCTCTGCCTCAGCCGGAACCATGTGCCGGCATTCGGCGCGCTTGACGAAGGGCTTTATTCGGCATGCTGCGAAAACGGGCTCGGCACCGTCAAGAGCACATTGGCAGGCATGATGGCCGCCGAACTTGCGACCGGCACTGCCTCGGAACAACTCGAACAATACATGGATCACGCCGCGCCATCCCGGTTGCCACCGGAACCCTTTGCATGGCTCGGCATCAATTCAGTGATCCGTTTGCAGGAATTGCGCGCAGGCCGCGAGGGATGA
- a CDS encoding glycine betaine ABC transporter substrate-binding protein: MKTLWKALCAAAMVGMTAFSAHAEEKSITVGTMSWEDLTPITGITKKVLEDAGYTVKVVPFSEWGIAYAALSKGDIQILASQTDYVAQDYWDKNKKRLEKISPVSHGLFQGVAVPKYVPIDSMDQLNANADKFGGKIVGIEPGSGLMRDTANAVKGYDLKLQLVEGSTAAMTAALKSAVDRKEWIAVTIWEPSWMMQKYDVKFLKDPKGIFPPPQSYYWIGKKGFSADYPHAREVIASVYVPLADITAINSAVNDGKTMDEAIKDWTTSHADLLKRWENIKGE, from the coding sequence ATGAAGACTTTGTGGAAAGCGCTCTGCGCGGCCGCGATGGTCGGAATGACCGCATTCTCCGCCCATGCGGAAGAGAAGAGCATCACCGTGGGAACGATGTCGTGGGAAGACCTGACACCGATCACCGGGATTACCAAAAAGGTGCTGGAAGATGCCGGCTACACCGTGAAGGTCGTGCCGTTCTCCGAATGGGGCATCGCCTATGCAGCACTCAGCAAGGGTGACATCCAGATCCTTGCCTCTCAGACCGATTACGTCGCACAGGACTATTGGGACAAGAACAAGAAGCGCCTCGAAAAGATCTCGCCCGTTTCGCACGGCCTGTTCCAAGGCGTCGCAGTCCCGAAATACGTGCCGATCGACTCCATGGACCAGCTGAACGCCAACGCCGACAAGTTCGGCGGCAAGATCGTCGGCATCGAGCCGGGTTCGGGCCTGATGCGCGATACTGCCAACGCCGTTAAAGGCTATGATCTGAAACTGCAGCTCGTCGAAGGCAGCACCGCAGCCATGACCGCGGCCCTCAAGTCGGCCGTTGACCGCAAGGAATGGATTGCCGTCACGATCTGGGAGCCGTCCTGGATGATGCAGAAATACGACGTGAAATTCCTGAAGGACCCCAAGGGCATCTTCCCGCCGCCACAGAGCTATTACTGGATCGGCAAGAAGGGCTTCTCCGCCGACTATCCGCACGCTCGCGAGGTCATTGCCAGCGTCTATGTGCCGCTTGCCGATATCACCGCGATCAACAGCGCCGTGAATGACGGCAAGACAATGGACGAGGCCATCAAGGACTGGACCACCAGCCATGCCGATCTCCTGAAGCGGTGGGAGAATATCAAGGGCGAATGA
- a CDS encoding glycine betaine/L-proline ABC transporter ATP-binding protein: protein MNTVMDNTGEVLVDCQNVWKIFGARATAAVKAVSERGLSKKQVLQEFNCVVGVSDAHLQVRRGEIFCIMGLSGSGKSTLVRLLNRLIEPSLGRITIKGKEIARLNAAELRDMRARNIGMVFQSVALLPNRTVLENAAFGLEVRGVSKDERNKTARAALDKVGLSDWTSRYPSELSGGMQQRVGLARALAADPEIILMDEPFSALDPLIRRQLQDEFRELTKSLGKSAVFITHDLEEAIRIGDRIAIMKDGVIVQVGTAEEIVTKPADDYVADFVAGISRIHLVKAHSVMQSIAEYRSLQPQHDVDALLKTSPEADIGELIDLTMKSDRDAVAVVDNGSIVGVVTTRGLLRGVAGSPAQQQMPA from the coding sequence ATGAACACTGTCATGGATAACACCGGTGAAGTCCTGGTCGATTGCCAGAACGTCTGGAAGATTTTCGGTGCGCGTGCGACCGCCGCTGTGAAGGCCGTTTCCGAGCGTGGCCTCTCCAAGAAGCAGGTGCTTCAGGAATTCAACTGTGTCGTCGGTGTCTCCGATGCCCACCTTCAGGTCCGTCGCGGCGAGATCTTCTGCATCATGGGCCTCTCGGGAAGCGGAAAATCCACCCTGGTCCGCCTTCTCAACCGTCTTATCGAACCGAGTCTCGGCAGGATCACGATCAAGGGCAAGGAAATTGCCAGGCTGAACGCGGCCGAACTGCGCGATATGCGCGCCCGCAATATCGGCATGGTGTTCCAGAGTGTGGCGTTGCTTCCAAATCGCACCGTTCTTGAGAATGCGGCCTTCGGATTGGAAGTCCGCGGCGTGTCAAAGGATGAGCGCAACAAGACGGCCCGAGCTGCGCTCGATAAGGTCGGCCTCTCCGACTGGACATCGCGATACCCGTCTGAACTGTCGGGTGGGATGCAGCAGCGCGTCGGCCTGGCCCGTGCCTTGGCGGCCGATCCCGAGATCATCCTCATGGACGAGCCGTTCAGCGCGCTTGATCCCCTTATTCGCCGCCAGTTGCAGGATGAGTTTCGGGAGTTGACGAAGTCGCTCGGCAAGTCCGCGGTCTTCATCACGCACGATCTCGAAGAGGCCATTCGCATCGGCGACCGCATCGCCATCATGAAGGACGGCGTCATCGTTCAGGTGGGAACCGCGGAAGAGATCGTAACGAAACCTGCCGACGACTACGTCGCCGACTTCGTTGCGGGCATATCAAGGATTCATCTCGTCAAGGCCCATTCGGTCATGCAGTCGATCGCGGAATACAGGAGCCTGCAGCCGCAGCATGATGTGGATGCGCTCCTGAAGACCTCTCCTGAGGCGGATATCGGCGAACTCATAGACCTTACGATGAAGTCGGATCGCGATGCTGTGGCAGTGGTCGACAATGGTTCCATTGTCGGTGTCGTCACCACGCGGGGGCTGCTTCGCGGCGTTGCCGGATCCCCGGCGCAACAGCAAATGCCGGCGTAG
- a CDS encoding ABC transporter permease subunit translates to MDISVIADTFDAWTDDALGWISDNGDWLFTPLRAILEGTYNGVLWLLHLAPFYVSVVIVALLAWRLIGALSAILAGLGLFFCAVMGLWSETMSTLALVTTATILALAIGIPIGIAAGFMRWFDRALEPVLDLIQTLPPYIYLLPAIALLGFGPATALVATFIVAMPPAIRLTSLGIRMTPPAFIELGQASGLTPWQMFTKIRLPFAIPSVLAGINQSLMMAFGMVVIAGIVGSGGLGETIYSAVRTLDMATSINAAIAIVILTMVLDRLTQSAASRAKAGVR, encoded by the coding sequence ATGGACATCTCGGTCATTGCGGATACCTTCGATGCCTGGACCGATGACGCGCTGGGCTGGATCAGCGACAACGGCGACTGGCTGTTCACTCCCTTGAGGGCCATCCTCGAAGGAACCTATAATGGCGTCCTTTGGCTGCTTCATTTGGCGCCCTTCTACGTCAGCGTGGTCATTGTCGCGCTTCTCGCATGGCGCCTGATCGGCGCTTTGTCCGCCATACTGGCGGGACTGGGCCTGTTCTTCTGCGCAGTCATGGGATTGTGGAGCGAAACCATGAGCACGCTTGCGCTTGTCACCACTGCGACCATACTCGCACTTGCCATCGGAATTCCGATCGGCATCGCTGCCGGCTTCATGCGGTGGTTCGACAGGGCTCTAGAGCCGGTCCTCGACCTCATTCAGACATTGCCACCGTATATCTACCTTCTTCCGGCGATTGCCCTTCTTGGCTTCGGCCCCGCGACTGCGCTCGTTGCGACCTTCATCGTGGCGATGCCGCCCGCCATCCGGTTGACCTCGCTTGGCATTCGCATGACGCCGCCAGCCTTTATAGAATTGGGACAGGCAAGCGGCCTGACGCCATGGCAAATGTTCACGAAGATCAGGCTGCCCTTCGCAATCCCAAGTGTCCTGGCGGGCATCAACCAGAGCCTGATGATGGCATTCGGCATGGTCGTGATCGCAGGCATCGTCGGCTCCGGCGGCCTCGGCGAAACAATTTACAGCGCTGTGCGCACGCTCGACATGGCCACATCCATCAACGCTGCAATCGCGATCGTCATCTTGACGATGGTACTCGACAGATTGACGCAGAGCGCGGCCAGCCGCGCCAAGGCAGGTGTAAGATGA
- a CDS encoding ABC transporter permease subunit, translating to MNLDLLRFSPGTYLAPVVDWLNTNFHPVFEGITKLIEAVLGGIEAALLYPPPYAVIAIAVLFAAFVINIRVAIVTAVALTFCLFTGFWAASMQTLALVTVAVAISVSIAFPLGILASRYKTFEKVVRPLLDIMQTVPPWVYLIPAVMIFSLGRVPAIIATIVYGVPPMLRLTTLAFNQVPTDLLELGQATGAPPRSILFKIEIPSAMPTLLVGLNQCILLSLAMVVLAGLVGAGGLGAEVTRGLTRMEMGLGLRAGLAIVAIAILLDRLSKGALQDRARSSAKHG from the coding sequence ATGAACCTCGATCTTCTCCGGTTTTCGCCAGGTACCTATCTTGCTCCCGTCGTCGATTGGCTGAACACCAACTTTCATCCCGTGTTCGAAGGCATCACCAAACTTATCGAAGCGGTGCTTGGCGGCATCGAAGCGGCGCTTCTTTACCCACCGCCTTATGCGGTGATTGCCATAGCCGTGCTTTTCGCAGCCTTTGTCATCAACATCAGAGTTGCAATAGTGACTGCCGTTGCGCTCACCTTCTGCCTGTTCACCGGCTTCTGGGCTGCATCCATGCAGACACTGGCTCTGGTAACAGTTGCAGTCGCCATCTCCGTCTCGATTGCCTTCCCGCTTGGCATTCTTGCATCGCGTTATAAGACCTTCGAGAAGGTTGTAAGGCCATTGCTCGATATCATGCAGACCGTTCCGCCCTGGGTTTATCTGATCCCGGCTGTCATGATCTTCAGCCTCGGCCGTGTGCCGGCGATCATCGCGACGATCGTCTATGGCGTACCACCGATGCTGCGTCTGACGACGCTGGCATTCAACCAGGTGCCGACGGACCTTCTCGAGCTCGGACAAGCCACGGGCGCGCCGCCGCGCTCGATCCTCTTCAAGATCGAGATTCCCTCCGCAATGCCGACCCTGCTTGTCGGCCTTAACCAGTGCATTCTTCTGTCGCTGGCCATGGTCGTTCTTGCCGGGCTCGTTGGAGCCGGCGGGCTTGGAGCCGAGGTGACGCGGGGCCTGACCCGGATGGAAATGGGGCTTGGGCTGCGGGCGGGTCTTGCGATCGTCGCCATCGCTATCCTGCTCGACAGACTGTCAAAGGGCGCTTTGCAGGATCGCGCCCGGTCATCGGCAAAGCACGGCTAG